Sequence from the Nasonia vitripennis strain AsymCx chromosome 5, Nvit_psr_1.1, whole genome shotgun sequence genome:
TCACCTTGAACTTGGAAGGCCGACAGGAGGCCCGTTGCTGCTGGTAGATGGAGCGCCGACTGTCGTCCATCGTTGATACAGACGCGTCTGCATAGGAAAGACAGGCGGTTAATTACATTTCCTTATGTCTGCTCTGTAGTTGTTGGCCAATGTTTCAGCGGGTGTACGGTACACtcggtatgtgtgtgtgtgcgcgctgtCGCATACAAGGCTATAATTTTCTTCGGTTGATTCGACTATTGATTGCTGGTATTTGTGACGTTGAAGTTTTTAACATTCAGAAAGCATGAGGGGAGCGGGTCTACAATCTCGCttatataacacacacactggtgaatgtaaaaattttcgtATTTCTCAATTGCGtagtatttcaaaattttagcgGTGCTTCGCTTTGCTATAAGAAAGAAAAGGACGACATACGAATAATCGAGTGCTCGAAGTATGTGACGGGAAATATGGTGGAAAAATGAGGGAGAAAAAGTTAGAGATATTAAATCTTTCAAGCCTTGCGATTATACTAATAAAGGTGTAGAATTAAAATCGTACAGGGTAGTGAGGACAAACGGTTTTGTTGCAAGCCAATTTGTGAAAAATTCTGATGTTCAACAAAGCAGCGGGGCAAAACTTTACCAGAAAAAATCCCATTTAATACGATTAGTGCAGAGTCAAGGGATTTTTTCCACGATCGAATTCAGTCATTAATTGGCAAAAAGTTGATAATCGTGACAGAGCGCGATAAGAATGaaggaattaaaaatttgataaataaaagcaAGCTGCTGCTTAATGACTTTACCTTCAATAAAATCGGACAAAGATAGACATTTCAAGAAATAAAAGTCTATCATCGAAGTCGTAAAAGCATGCGCAGTTAAAAGTAAGTTGTCTGGAAAAGAAGGTAAAAGAGCTAGTAAGTTGATAGTATATCatctgtgtatgtatatagctcTGGTTGCTTGGCGATGCCCAAAGTATTAAAGAAGAACTAAAAGAGAAAGGTACAAACAATAAATAGCAGAAAGTATCAGAATAATACAGAGAAGGAGAATAACGAAGTAGACAggattatataatatttatagatATTAGTATGATAATAAGAAAGCAGTGGATCTCGTGATTAGTACCGTCGGTGGTTCTTTCATTCTCGGCAGGCGGATTGTAGGTAAAGTTGGAGGGCAATGATCGGACCTTGGAGAGGCCTGGTCGACTGTTCCCCGAGAACTCATCGCTGCCCTCGCCGGCTGCTTCCTGCTGTTCCTCGTCGGGATTCTCCTTTCTTCGAGCCGCAGCGTTGATCGTCACCGCTTCCTCTACGATTTCCttgtcctcctcctcctcctcctcctcctcctcctcctgctcctcctcctcctctccctcctcctcctcgaccTCGAGCAGCTCCTCCTGCTCGGCCGCGAACTCGCGCTCCAGTTGCGTTTCCATGTCAAGCTCATCTTCCATCTTTAATAATCGCAGAGTtacctatattatataccCGTGCGCGCGGCCTCTTTCTCGTCTGACGGTCGGTTCTCATTTGCGTTTCGTATAAGTACGTGGTGTTACCAAGAAATTAAGTCCTATGATCTAAATAAGGAACGTTTCAGCAAACGCTGCGGATAGTGTAGCAGATAATGATTCTATTGCAAGACACTGTATCGCTAATTTCAGTGGGTAAACCCAAGCAAGCCTGCGCTGCTTCATCATGATAATCGATAATACCGCAACAGCCGTCGTTGCTTGGATTTATCCGTCCAAGAAAACCAGTTCAAGTACATAATATGTACATCGAAAAATgatgtaataaaaaatgatcTTTCAGCGTTCAGCGGAGATGTAATATTCGAAAGCGACATGCCGTGCAGCGTAAATGTAGCACCATAAATAGGCGAAAAAGAAGATACTGTCGCATTCGCAGATTTATATTCTATATGCTATTTGAGAAGAAATCGTCGTGAAAAGAGCAGAATCTGCCGGCGCGGGACATGCGGATAACTCTCACCTGCTTGTGGCTCTCCTCGAGGTGCTTCATGaggacggcgacgacgacgttgaCCAGGACGAATTGCGCCATGAGGACGAAGATGACGAAGAAGATGGGTGCGATGATGTTGCTGACGCAGCAGTTCTTGACGCAGTCGGCGGCGTCGTCGCAGTTGTCGCGCAGCGTGTCCTTCATGATGCCGTTCCAGTTGTCGCCTGTCGCTACGCGGAACAAGGTCAGAAAGGCCATGCCGAAGTTGCTAAAGTGGGCGTGCTCACCCAGACCCTGGCACGGCATTTCGTCGCTGCACTCTGGAAAATCCGAAAGGTCGAGATCGTCAGTCGGTCCGGCCGTGCTCGGGCGGCAGAAGCAAGCAAGCAAGCAAGCAAGCTAAATACGACGAGTTACCTAATCGGCCGAACAGTTCGACTCCAAGCGCGGCGAAGATGAAGAAGagcaagaaaaataaaagacctAGATTGCCAACTTGCGGCAAAGCCTGCATCACGGTGTCCAGAAGTGCGCGGATGCCTTTGGCCATTTTCAGCAGTTTGAGTACTGGAAAAGAAAGTATCGTCAGCAAGTAGCTTCGTCGCTCGGTACTTGCTCGTCGTACGGACCTCTGGCTATTCTCAACACCCTCATGACCCGGATGATGGTTGGATTTATTGGAATGATTTTGGATTCGAGCTCCTCGAGCACGATTCCGACAACCGAGAGTATGACGATCCCGATGTCCAGCTGGTTCCACCTGCAAGGAAGCGCAGTCGATGCATATCGCGTATATAGTGCACAGCGGCAGGAAATAAGCTGGCGTGATTACGAATTACGAACTTATCCTTGAGGTACAGATGGAGCCCGAGGGCGAGCAGTTTCATGAAGGATTCGAGAATAAATACGGCCGTAAAGAAGTAGTTGAATATCTTGAGAGCGTAGGTTAAGGCTTTCGGCATCATATAAAACTCCATGGCCATGGTTACGACATTCAAGCCGATCACCGCCGCTATCGCGAGATCGAAGTACTTGGACGTGACGACGTTGTGGATGAAGAGCCGGGTCTTGGAGTAATTAGTGTAGTAAGGCGGTTCGTGCATTTCTGTAAACACATCGATACGCTCAATCGGATTAGCAGCGTTATGTAGAATATAAGGCAATGCGATACGAAGCTTTATGAGAATAAACGCACTCCTCCTTTTCTTTTCCATTTGCAATGCACGTTTGGCGGCTCTCCTTACGCGCTCTTCCTTCTCCTGCTCTTCTCGACACCTGTGGAAGTTTTCAACGACCACGCCGACGAACATGTTCAGGACGAAAAAGCCGACCAACAGAATGAATGCGATGAAGTAGAGCAACCTCCATTCCGAGTAGTTTTCTATGGGCTGAAACGCAAGCGCCAGTGGGGTTAGTGCGACGATACGCATGGTGCACTGCAGAGTTAGCATCAGCACTCTACCTGCTGATCGACCCCGACAGCATCGAGGCCCGTGTACATGATGTTGACCCAGCCGTCGCGCGACGACAGCACAAAGAGGGACATGAGCGCCTTGCCAAGATCGTCAAAGTTGTACTTCCTGTTGAGCCAGACGTTGCGCTTATCAGCGAGGCAGTCGGTCTTGTTGCGCACGTTCTTGATGTCCGGGCCATCGCAGTAGTAGAACGCGCCCTTGAACAGCTGCACCCCGAGGATGCCGAAGATAACGAAGAACGTGCAGCAAATGAGGACGATGTTGCCGATAGGCCGGAGGGACGAGAGCAACGTCTGCACCACGAGCTTCAAGCCCGGCGCGCGGTTTATCACGCGCAGCGGTCTCAGCGAGCGCAGCAATCGAAACACCTAATTTTCATTCGCCCACTTAGTAAGCATGTTATATAGACATACGCGGTACATGCATTGCACACCCACCCTCAGTATGCCGAATATTCTGGGACTGCTCGACGAGAGGAGGGACATGCCGAGATCGATTATAGAAATGACCACGAGCGAGCCATCCATTATGTTCCAGCCTGAGGTGAAGTAAGCGTCCGAGCCGTAGAGCATCCCCGTCGCGACGACCTGCAAACAGAGGGCGATCGAGTAATCGTCAGCTCACGCGGGCGTCTGCGCTGCTTGATGGCGCGCACTACCTTCACAAACATTTCCACGGCGAAGACAGCGGTGAAAATGTAATTGGCGCTAGCAAGGAAAAGTCTTTCTCTACTGTCGGGCGGAATGTTGGGTCGTTCCATTGCTAGCGTTATGCAGTTCAGTCCGATGAACAAGAGCACGACGTTGTCGAACCACTTCTGATCGACGAACCAGCGGCAGAATACGCGGAATCTGTGGAATCGAAGAGTGCCCCGATGAGTGGGGAGCGGGACAGGGGGACAGGGGGACAGGGGGACAGGGGGACCGGGAGGCAGGGAAGACGGAAGAGGGGCAAGGGAAAGCAAGTACCTGTTGCTCTGCGGGAAGAGATAAAGCGAGTAGTCGTCGCGCTCCTTGAGGCAGCCCTTGGGCTCGAAGAACATGAAGATCTTCTTGATGCGCTCGATGCTGCCGGCGCTCTCCTGGCCGTTGGACGGCGGCGTCTGCTCGCCCGTGAGCTCGGGCTCCTCCTCGGCCAGTCGTTTTATCCGCGGCAGGGGCCCGGTCTCGAAGCCCTGCAGGTTGTTGATGGTCCGCGGCGCCTCGTCGAACGGCAACATCTTGCGAGAATGCAGCGAGTTGCGCCTCGACAGCTCGTCCGTCCAGCGCATCTGCGACAGGAGTGAACAAGTCGAATAAGTCGAATAAGTCGAATAAGTCGAATAAGTCGAATAAGCATACGGCGCTCTTCCCGCGGCTCACTCACCTGGTTCGTCGGCGTGTACCTATGAAGAGAGGAGCGCCGGCTTCTTATGGAATTGTTCGGGCTAAGGCTACAATTGTTGCTCGCCATGGCAGCTGTGCGATTGTTCGGCGCGTCGCGGTGAGTATCGTTCCTTATCGAACCCTGGAGATAGCCCGCGCCGTTGTAGTTGCCGTAGTCCCCGCACAAGGACTTGTGGCCGAGGTTGCTCCTTCCGTTGTTGAGGATCGTGGCTCGGCCGGGCGGCTCCTCCTCCCACTGGGACCACCTTTTCCGCCGCAAAGAGGGCCTCGACAGCCGCCAGGAGTAGCCCCTCTGAATCCTCGGCGGGCTGCAACGAGAGGAGAGTTGCGATTTGAGCCCCTCTCTTGCGCGGGCCGCGTATGCGCGGGATATACCTCGAGCTCGAAGATTCCCTCGGCGAGCAGGAAGAATTGACGTGGCCGGTGACGAGACTGATGCGCCGCGAAGATTGACCGACCAAATTATTCGCTGCGattctgctgctgttgctgccgcTGTCGGGCGGCTTGAGGAAGCCCGAGTAGACGCTGCACTGGCTCTGCGCAAGCTAATCGCGGAGCGTGACTCGGTCGTGCGAGTGCGATTGCGATCGAGCAAATAGAGCTGGGTAAGAAACTCACGGAGGATCGGTCGATGGACTCGATGGAGAGGCTCGTCGGGTAGATCGCGCGAAAGTTGAGATCCCGGTAGCCGGTCTCGAGGGTCGTGTTCGGCGAGTCCTGCGGCGTCGCGGCCGTGTGCGTGATGATGGGCGGCTGCGGTCCACTCCCGGAACCCATCATCTTGCTCTCCTTCTGGATGTTGCACTTGGGCTCGTCGAACgcgtgccgccgccgctgctgctgcttccaAGCATGCTGGTTCTGGTTGTCCTTGTACTTGCGCAGCTCCTCGCAGCTCTGCCAGGAGTTCTTTTGGCCCTTGAAAGGATGCGAGTCAAGGATTCGCTCGAAATCGAGGGGAAAAGATGGGCCCCAGCAGGGGAACCGTTGCCGTacctgtgtgtatgtgtcgcTATCGGAAACGGAGTGGGAGCGCGACATCCTGGAGGAGCCCTCCTCGCTCCCGAGGCCGGCTTCCTTCGCCGCGAGTTTGGCCAATTCCctttgctctcgctcgcgtctTTCGTTCCTCTGGAAAAACGGGCGGAAAGTGAAGGCGGCTGTCGCGCCAAGCGCCGAGCGCCGGACTTACCTCCGAAGAGAAGCCCTCGACCAAGATAGCGACGAGCAAGTTGAAGAGCACGTAGTTCCCAAAGGTCATTAGGGCCACGAAGTACAGGGCCGCCCAGTGGGAGGTTTTCTGCATCCCGTTGAACAGAACGACGTTCCAGTCTTCCTGCGTCAGGATCTGCAGGCCAGTGGGAAAGGGAGAAACGCGCACGGCGCCGATTAGAAGCTGCACTCTCCTCCTCATAGCCCTATACGCAAAGTTCGATTCGCCGTCAGCCGTTAGTCGCGATCGATGCAGTACGAGCGTTAAATTCTTCACTCCGAAAAACTCGCCACGGAGCCGGCTGCTGGCAGCAAATCGAACTTGACGAGCAACTACGGATAAGCGCATTGTCTCTGAAGAAAGCTGAGATTGAAAGATGagaagtttttaaaaagctgttattcttttcttttcattgaaaaactTGATTCGCGCAGCTGACTGATAAAAATccttaaaattatatttaacaaCTTTGGTGGAAAAATCGAAGCGGTATCCAAAATTAAGCACCTCGATAAGCCTTTAT
This genomic interval carries:
- the LOC100120801 gene encoding voltage-dependent T-type calcium channel subunit alpha-1H isoform X11; the protein is MSLQYYPHGYRYRTATRTSEQLGSDSDVNELSDLEDDEEADEEEDGDEEEDEEEDEEEDEEEDEEDELPYPGFVPVALRYLEQSTRPRNWCLALITNPWFERISMMVILLNCITLGMYQPCVDDQCVTNRCKILQMFDDIIFAFFSLEMTIKMVAMGIYGKGTYLADSWNRLDFFIVLAGSLEYCLNVENMNLSAIRTIRVLRPLRAINRIPSMRILVMLLLDTLPMLGNVLLLCFFVFFIFGIVGVQLWEGILRQRCFLKALPNVKYPELLSDEYSVRSRIYDLEKYFEYQGQDYICSRPDDSGMHSCSNLPPLKIGNLECNDTALPNNNATYIGNDTCVNWNYYYTECKGQGNNPFQGTISFDNIGLAWVAIFLVISLEGWTDIMYYVQDAHSFWDWIYFVLLIVIGSFFMINLCLVVIATQFSETKKREMERMRLERARFHSTSTLASSTNTSEPTTCYAEIVKYIAHLWRRAKRRLLKKYRLFLYSRQQRREQNLLNDPQAQVRSNLVRSPRLPDGKLHHSRCPRLLAGLEPEQPSSAAPGTDLLGLSALAGGSSGTIAAPRASPEVSETELSLDQQHRRSSLHNINAAEILTQEDWNVVLFNGMQKTSHWAALYFVALMTFGNYVLFNLLVAILVEGFSSERNERREREQRELAKLAAKEAGLGSEEGSSRMSRSHSVSDSDTYTQGQKNSWQSCEELRKYKDNQNQHAWKQQQRRRHAFDEPKCNIQKESKMMGSGSGPQPPIITHTAATPQDSPNTTLETGYRDLNFRAIYPTSLSIESIDRSSLAQSQCSVYSGFLKPPDSGSNSSRIAANNLVGQSSRRISLVTGHVNSSCSPRESSSSSPPRIQRGYSWRLSRPSLRRKRWSQWEEEPPGRATILNNGRSNLGHKSLCGDYGNYNGAGYLQGSIRNDTHRDAPNNRTAAMASNNCSLSPNNSIRSRRSSLHRYTPTNQMRWTDELSRRNSLHSRKMLPFDEAPRTINNLQGFETGPLPRIKRLAEEEPELTGEQTPPSNGQESAGSIERIKKIFMFFEPKGCLKERDDYSLYLFPQSNRFRVFCRWFVDQKWFDNVVLLFIGLNCITLAMERPNIPPDSRERLFLASANYIFTAVFAVEMFVKVVATGMLYGSDAYFTSGWNIMDGSLVVISIIDLGMSLLSSSSPRIFGILRVFRLLRSLRPLRVINRAPGLKLVVQTLLSSLRPIGNIVLICCTFFVIFGILGVQLFKGAFYYCDGPDIKNVRNKTDCLADKRNVWLNRKYNFDDLGKALMSLFVLSSRDGWVNIMYTGLDAVGVDQQPIENYSEWRLLYFIAFILLVGFFVLNMFVGVVVENFHRCREEQEKEERVRRAAKRALQMEKKRRKMHEPPYYTNYSKTRLFIHNVVTSKYFDLAIAAVIGLNVVTMAMEFYMMPKALTYALKIFNYFFTAVFILESFMKLLALGLHLYLKDKWNQLDIGIVILSVVGIVLEELESKIIPINPTIIRVMRVLRIARVLKLLKMAKGIRALLDTVMQALPQVGNLGLLFFLLFFIFAALGVELFGRLECSDEMPCQGLGEHAHFSNFGMAFLTLFRVATGDNWNGIMKDTLRDNCDDAADCVKNCCVSNIIAPIFFVIFVLMAQFVLVNVVVAVLMKHLEESHKQMEDELDMETQLEREFAAEQEELLEVEEEEGEEEEEQEEEEEEEEEEDKEIVEEAVTINAAARRKENPDEEQQEAAGEGSDEFSGNSRPGLSKVRSLPSNFTYNPPAENERTTDDNLLLTAHAFTTSMIDFYFLKCLSLSDFIEDASVSTMDDSRRSIYQQQRASCRPSKFKVKRRQTFHSQHRHGGMFSTPPMHFEVAELIRKPASNLSVPRIIPQRGSSSSIAYGSSKYLARPSLAPEPHRSYLTVAPVSGPPSVESIQQRRASCASTDTSGSYKHKNFLCPVADLGSAKARIPTPELMSSDTSPIVSSSSRSPSMSSHGGGRAAAMRRDSSKEEPPSKPSPPELDDDLDVQSVINERRPPKLKPSFSPAMTERRQAFVEEEDEEEETEGAAPEQPQFVTVAVGSSSLELRIFVGETSEPSIPALQQEAQADGELVVVVDENGAKRRKKSPGRDEANL
- the LOC100120801 gene encoding voltage-dependent T-type calcium channel subunit alpha-1H isoform X12 → MSLQYYPHGYRYRTATRTSEQLGSDSDVNELSDLEDDEEADEEEDGDEEEDEEEDEEEDEEEDEEDELPYPGFVPVALRYLEQSTRPRNWCLALITNPWFERISMMVILLNCITLGMYQPCVDDQCVTNRCKILQMFDDIIFAFFSLEMTIKMVAMGIYGKGTYLADSWNRLDFFIVLAGSLEYCLNVENMNLSAIRTIRVLRPLRAINRIPSMRILVMLLLDTLPMLGNVLLLCFFVFFIFGIVGVQLWEGILRQRCFLKALPNVKYPELLSDEYSVRSRIYDLEKYFEYQGQDYICSRPDDSGMHSCSNLPPLKIGNLECNDTALPNNNATYIGNDTCVNWNYYYTECKGQGNNPFQGTISFDNIGLAWVAIFLVISLEGWTDIMYYVQDAHSFWDWIYFVLLIVIGSFFMINLCLVVIATQFSETKKREMERMRLERARFHSTSTLASSTNTSEPTTCYAEIVKYIAHLWRRAKRRLLKKYRLFLYSRQQRREQNLLNDPQAQVRSNLVRSPRLPDGKLHHSRCPRLLAGLEPEQPSSAAPGTDLLGLSALAGGSSGTIAAPRASPEVSETELSLDQQHRRSSLHNINAAEILTQEDWNVVLFNGMQKTSHWAALYFVALMTFGNYVLFNLLVAILVEGFSSERNERREREQRELAKLAAKEAGLGSEEGSSRMSRSHSVSDSDTYTQNSWQSCEELRKYKDNQNQHAWKQQQRRRHAFDEPKCNIQKESKMMGSGSGPQPPIITHTAATPQDSPNTTLETGYRDLNFRAIYPTSLSIESIDRSSLAQSQCSVYSGFLKPPDSGSNSSRIAANNLVGQSSRRISLVTGHVNSSCSPRESSSSSPPRIQRGYSWRLSRPSLRRKRWSQWEEEPPGRATILNNGRSNLGHKSLCGDYGNYNGAGYLQGSIRNDTHRDAPNNRTAAMASNNCSLSPNNSIRSRRSSLHRYTPTNQMRWTDELSRRNSLHSRKMLPFDEAPRTINNLQGFETGPLPRIKRLAEEEPELTGEQTPPSNGQESAGSIERIKKIFMFFEPKGCLKERDDYSLYLFPQSNRFRVFCRWFVDQKWFDNVVLLFIGLNCITLAMERPNIPPDSRERLFLASANYIFTAVFAVEMFVKVVATGMLYGSDAYFTSGWNIMDGSLVVISIIDLGMSLLSSSSPRIFGILRVFRLLRSLRPLRVINRAPGLKLVVQTLLSSLRPIGNIVLICCTFFVIFGILGVQLFKGAFYYCDGPDIKNVRNKTDCLADKRNVWLNRKYNFDDLGKALMSLFVLSSRDGWVNIMYTGLDAVGVDQQPIENYSEWRLLYFIAFILLVGFFVLNMFVGVVVENFHRCREEQEKEERVRRAAKRALQMEKKRRKMHEPPYYTNYSKTRLFIHNVVTSKYFDLAIAAVIGLNVVTMAMEFYMMPKALTYALKIFNYFFTAVFILESFMKLLALGLHLYLKDKWNQLDIGIVILSVVGIVLEELESKIIPINPTIIRVMRVLRIARVLKLLKMAKGIRALLDTVMQALPQVGNLGLLFFLLFFIFAALGVELFGRLECSDEMPCQGLGEHAHFSNFGMAFLTLFRVATGDNWNGIMKDTLRDNCDDAADCVKNCCVSNIIAPIFFVIFVLMAQFVLVNVVVAVLMKHLEESHKQMEDELDMETQLEREFAAEQEELLEVEEEEGEEEEEQEEEEEEEEEEDKEIVEEAVTINAAARRKENPDEEQQEAAGEGSDEFSGNSRPGLSKVRSLPSNFTYNPPAENERTTDDNLLLTAHAFTTSMIDFYFLKCLSLSDFIEDASVSTMDDSRRSIYQQQRASCRPSKFKVKRRQTFHSQHRHGGMFSTPPMHFEVAELIRKPASNLSVPRIIPQRGSSSSIAYGSSKYLARPSLAPEPHRSYLTVAPVSGPPSVESIQQRRASCASTDTSGSYKHKNFLCPVADLGSAKARIPTPELMSSDTSPIVSSSSRSPSMSSHGGGRAAAMRRDSSKEEPPSKPSPPELDDDLDVQSVINERRPPKLKPSFSPAMTERRQAFVEEEDEEEETEGAAPEQPQFVTVAVGSSSLELRIFVGETSEPSIPALQQEAQADGELVVVVDENGAKRRKKSPGRDEANL
- the LOC100120801 gene encoding voltage-dependent T-type calcium channel subunit alpha-1G isoform X8; translated protein: MSLQYYPHGYRYRTATRTSEQLGSDSDVNELSDLEDDEEADEEEDGDEEEDEEEDEEEDEEEDEEDELPYPGFVPVALRYLEQSTRPRNWCLALITNPWFERISMMVILLNCITLGMYQPCVDDQCVTNRCKILQMFDDIIFAFFSLEMTIKMVAMGIYGKGTYLADSWNRLDFFIVLAGSLEYCLNVENMNLSAIRTIRVLRPLRAINRIPSMRILVMLLLDTLPMLGNVLLLCFFVFFIFGIVGVQLWEGILRQRCFLKALPNVKYPELLSDEYSVRSRIYDLEKYFEYQGQDYICSRPDDSGMHSCSNLPPLKIGNLECNDTALPNNNATYIGNDTCVNWNYYYTECKGQGNNPFQGTISFDNIGLAWVAIFLVISLEGWTDIMYYVQDAHSFWDWIYFVLLIVIGSFFMINLCLVVIATQFSETKKREMERMRLERARFHSTSTLASSTNTSEPTTCYAEIVKYIAHLWRRAKRRLLKKYRLFLYSRQQRREQNLLNDPQAQVRSNLVRSPRLPDGKLHHSRCPRLLAGLEPEQPSSAAPGTDLLGLSALAGGSSGTIAAPRASPEVSETELSLDQQHRRSSLHNINAAEAELGGSEAMTCQELLALSGALSAALPTGQLALDSFLNSLTKGISERNTSLQEERSQWLAANQAANQAANQPANQPALEPDACSCCCDLQNEQWPEESRTGPGAKWRHSSTRRFLKLAGGCCICSLRCFKRWTKKLVDHKYFQQGILFAILINTLSMGIEYHNQPEELTVVVEISNIVFSAVFAVEMLLKIIAEGPFGYISNGFNVFDGIVVVLSVVELCQSFAEERGSGGSGSSGLSVLRTFRLLRILKLVRFMPNLRRQLFVMLRTMDNVAIFFSLLVLFIFIFSILGMYLFGGKFCMWADRSRPCTCAEVVSRHPLCRCDRKHFNDIVWALVTVFQILTQEDWNVVLFNGMQKTSHWAALYFVALMTFGNYVLFNLLVAILVEGFSSERNERREREQRELAKLAAKEAGLGSEEGSSRMSRSHSVSDSDTYTQGQKNSWQSCEELRKYKDNQNQHAWKQQQRRRHAFDEPKCNIQKESKMMGSGSGPQPPIITHTAATPQDSPNTTLETGYRDLNFRAIYPTSLSIESIDRSSLAQSQCSVYSGFLKPPDSGSNSSRIAANNLVGQSSRRISLVTGHVNSSCSPRESSSSSPPRIQRGYSWRLSRPSLRRKRWSQWEEEPPGRATILNNGRSNLGHKSLCGDYGNYNGAGYLQGSIRNDTHRDAPNNRTAAMASNNCSLSPNNSIRSRRSSLHRYTPTNQMRWTDELSRRNSLHSRKMLPFDEAPRTINNLQGFETGPLPRIKRLAEEEPELTGEQTPPSNGQESAGSIERIKKIFMFFEPKGCLKERDDYSLYLFPQSNRFRVFCRWFVDQKWFDNVVLLFIGLNCITLAMERPNIPPDSRERLFLASANYIFTAVFAVEMFVKVVATGMLYGSDAYFTSGWNIMDGSLVVISIIDLGMSLLSSSSPRIFGILRVFRLLRSLRPLRVINRAPGLKLVVQTLLSSLRPIGNIVLICCTFFVIFGILGVQLFKGAFYYCDGPDIKNVRNKTDCLADKRNVWLNRKYNFDDLGKALMSLFVLSSRDGWVNIMYTGLDAVGVDQQPIENYSEWRLLYFIAFILLVGFFVLNMFVGVVVENFHRCREEQEKEERVRRAAKRALQMEKKRRKMHEPPYYTNYSKTRLFIHNVVTSKYFDLAIAAVIGLNVVTMAMEFYMMPKALTYALKIFNYFFTAVFILESFMKLLALGLHLYLKDKWNQLDIGIVILSVVGIVLEELESKIIPINPTIIRVMRVLRIARVLKLLKMAKGIRALLDTVMQALPQVGNLGLLFFLLFFIFAALGVELFGRLECSDEMPCQGLGEHAHFSNFGMAFLTLFRVATGDNWNGIMKDTLRDNCDDAADCVKNCCVSNIIAPIFFVIFVLMAQFVLVNVVVAVLMKHLEESHKQMEDELDMETQLEREFAAEQEELLEVEEEEGEEEEEQEEEEEEEEEEDKEIVEEAVTINAAARRKENPDEEQQEAAGEGSDEFSGNSRPGLSKVRSLPSNFTYNPPAENERTTDDNLLLTAHAFTTSMIDFYFLKCLSLSDFIEDASVSTMDDSRRSIYQQQRASCRPSKFKVKRRQTFHSQHRHGGMFSTPPMHFEVAELIRKPASNLSVPRIIPQRGSSSSIAYGSSKYLARPSLAPEPHRSYLTVAPVSGPPSVESIQQRRASCASTDTSGSYKHKNFLCPVADLGSAKARIPTPELMSSDTSPIVSSSSRSPSMSSHGGGRAAAMRRDSSKEEPPSKPSPPELDDDLDVQSVINERRPPKLKPSFSPAMTERRQAFVEEEDEEEETEGAAPEQPQFVTVAVGSSSLELRIFVGETSEPSIPALQQEAQADGELVVVVDENGAKRRKKSPGRDEANL